One segment of Thermoanaerobacter kivui DNA contains the following:
- a CDS encoding TrmH family RNA methyltransferase: protein MQSNKIIVLEGRLKRFYEVLQKRQKDLVVFVDDVTNEHNFSAILRTCDAVGVMRVYYFSEAKNGIEINEAVSMAANRWLFIERVYDREKAIKELKGRENLQVVVTWLDESSKDFREIDYTKPTLLVVGNELKGVSEDILNLADERIVIPMMGMVQSLNVSVATGIILYEALKQRLDKGMYLKPTLSEKEIEEIIMKWNNDIIARRKERRK, encoded by the coding sequence ATGCAGTCTAATAAAATAATAGTTCTAGAAGGCAGATTGAAAAGATTTTATGAAGTCTTGCAGAAAAGGCAAAAAGACCTTGTCGTCTTTGTGGATGATGTGACGAACGAGCACAATTTTTCGGCGATATTAAGGACATGCGATGCTGTTGGAGTGATGAGAGTATACTATTTTTCTGAAGCAAAAAACGGCATAGAAATAAATGAAGCGGTGTCAATGGCAGCAAACAGGTGGCTCTTTATTGAAAGGGTTTATGACAGAGAAAAGGCGATAAAGGAGCTAAAAGGAAGGGAAAATTTGCAGGTTGTTGTCACTTGGCTGGATGAGTCCTCAAAAGATTTCCGGGAAATAGATTATACAAAGCCTACTTTATTGGTGGTTGGGAATGAACTAAAAGGCGTGTCGGAGGATATATTAAATCTTGCGGATGAAAGAATTGTTATACCTATGATGGGTATGGTGCAAAGCCTGAATGTATCTGTGGCGACAGGCATAATACTTTATGAGGCTTTAAAGCAGAGGCTTGATAAAGGCATGTATTTAAAGCCAACCCTTTCAGAAAAGGAAATTGAAGAAATTATAATGAAGTGGAATAATGACATAATTGCCAGGAGAAAAGAAAGGAGAAAATAA
- the csx1 gene encoding CRISPR-associated CARF protein Csx1 codes for MKLIYQIGRFARDFMEMREFNFKDKSYKELLSSFAIKRAFEEEGFQTETAKVVLIYPTSLLLNETVIDWLLKDKKGNQYRELNEFKEKISGITSNALEEYLLSPYDFFRMHPYSKIAEDFLVIYSIGEYKLFGKPIKFNCSYDDIVLQIFSDMAIRYLNEYNKDNGAIEFYIDISSGQNMYISALLEAVRHFSVFSGLLNWLKKEKRPKIFLAFSDPILSELEKTYKIHIEELRFKTFFSSPIKKKEIEDFNLARRMANGEKECSGRCNFVFKKFFGNVKAKTFKVME; via the coding sequence ATGAAACTTATATATCAAATAGGGAGATTCGCAAGAGATTTTATGGAAATGAGGGAGTTTAACTTTAAAGACAAAAGTTATAAAGAATTACTTTCAAGCTTTGCCATAAAAAGAGCGTTTGAAGAAGAGGGCTTTCAAACTGAAACTGCAAAAGTTGTTTTAATCTATCCTACGAGTCTTTTGCTTAATGAAACGGTCATCGATTGGCTTTTGAAGGATAAAAAAGGCAACCAGTATAGGGAATTAAACGAATTTAAAGAAAAAATTAGTGGTATAACTTCGAACGCGTTGGAAGAATATCTTTTAAGTCCTTATGATTTTTTTAGAATGCATCCCTATTCCAAAATTGCGGAGGATTTTCTAGTTATTTACTCTATTGGAGAATATAAACTTTTTGGTAAACCTATAAAGTTTAATTGTTCCTATGATGATATAGTTTTACAAATTTTTAGTGACATGGCTATAAGGTATTTAAATGAATACAACAAAGATAATGGAGCAATAGAGTTTTATATTGACATATCTAGCGGACAAAATATGTATATTTCAGCATTGTTGGAAGCAGTGAGGCATTTTTCAGTATTTTCTGGCCTTTTAAATTGGCTTAAAAAAGAAAAAAGACCCAAAATATTTTTAGCGTTTTCAGATCCCATTTTATCAGAGTTAGAAAAAACTTATAAAATACATATCGAGGAATTGCGCTTTAAAACTTTCTTTTCTTCTCCTATAAAGAAAAAAGAGATTGAGGATTTCAACTTAGCGCGAAGAATGGCAAATGGGGAAAAGGAATGTTCGGGAAGATGTAATTTCGTTTTTAAAAAATTTTTTGGAAATGTTAAAGCAAAAACTTTCAAGGTCATGGAATAG
- a CDS encoding FAD-dependent oxidoreductase, producing the protein MADPLFVEKATSERSKEIRRCAACHQGCLDELRAGRRFGCNFNPFVGMEEEIEIPKATQPGKRVFIIGAGLAGLEAAYTAAVRGHKVSA; encoded by the coding sequence GTGGCTGATCCGCTATTTGTAGAAAAAGCTACCTCAGAACGCAGCAAGGAAATACGCCGCTGTGCTGCTTGCCACCAGGGCTGTCTGGACGAATTGAGAGCAGGACGCCGCTTTGGCTGTAATTTCAACCCATTTGTTGGCATGGAGGAAGAAATCGAAATACCTAAAGCAACTCAACCTGGAAAGAGAGTATTTATCATTGGCGCTGGACTTGCCGGCTTGGAAGCGGCTTATACTGCTGCCGTGAGAGGACATAAAGTTAGCGCTTAA
- the cmr4 gene encoding type III-B CRISPR module RAMP protein Cmr4: MYKESALITFYAETPVHMGAGQSVSYVDLPVQRERHTAFPIFWSSGIKGVIRDTCYRIWRDRDKVNLIFGPEEDSDFSSCISITDAKILLYPVRSVRGVFAWITCPFVLKRFKDELESAGINEVNKNFEVIDNLHLKDGEAVIPKESISVLEINDKQVAFEEFVFSIKNTSQNISEVVKFIKNLLPKTFLTTDIEKHFAIVSDDTFRDFVNYAVEVRTRVRIDQKTGTVKEGALFTEELIPSESVFYSLLFISDPYFGIDDEFYSCLLEVKEKTQGKLNWEEAKNKIEKKEWLEKVKNKEFYLKKAWEGNYFNSAEVLDNLHEILNGTILQLGGDETTGKGFMRVKIYP, from the coding sequence ATGTATAAAGAGAGCGCTTTAATAACGTTTTACGCTGAAACGCCTGTTCATATGGGCGCAGGGCAGAGCGTATCTTATGTGGACCTGCCAGTCCAGAGGGAAAGACATACTGCTTTCCCAATTTTCTGGTCCAGCGGAATCAAAGGAGTTATAAGGGATACTTGCTATAGGATTTGGAGGGATAGAGACAAAGTAAATCTTATTTTTGGTCCAGAGGAAGATTCCGATTTTTCTAGTTGTATAAGCATTACAGATGCAAAGATTTTACTCTATCCAGTTCGTTCTGTCAGAGGCGTGTTTGCATGGATTACCTGTCCTTTTGTATTGAAGAGATTTAAAGATGAATTGGAAAGTGCAGGAATAAATGAAGTTAATAAAAATTTCGAAGTGATTGATAATTTACACTTAAAAGATGGAGAGGCAGTGATTCCAAAAGAAAGTATTTCAGTTTTAGAGATAAATGATAAACAAGTGGCTTTTGAAGAATTTGTATTTTCTATAAAAAACACGTCGCAAAATATTTCAGAAGTTGTCAAGTTTATAAAGAATTTGCTTCCTAAAACTTTCCTTACAACAGATATTGAAAAACATTTTGCCATTGTGTCAGATGATACCTTCAGAGATTTTGTAAATTATGCCGTTGAGGTGAGGACAAGAGTGAGAATTGACCAAAAGACAGGGACGGTGAAGGAGGGAGCATTGTTTACTGAAGAACTCATACCCTCTGAGAGCGTATTTTATTCACTTTTATTTATTAGTGACCCTTATTTTGGAATAGATGATGAATTTTATAGCTGCCTTCTTGAAGTGAAAGAAAAGACCCAGGGAAAACTTAACTGGGAAGAAGCAAAGAATAAGATTGAGAAAAAAGAATGGCTGGAAAAGGTAAAAAATAAAGAATTTTATCTTAAAAAAGCTTGGGAAGGGAATTATTTTAACTCTGCAGAAGTTTTAGATAATTTGCATGAAATATTAAATGGAACTATTCTCCAGCTTGGAGGAGATGAAACTACGGGAAAAGGGTTTATGAGAGTAAAGATTTATCCATAA
- the cmr6 gene encoding type III-B CRISPR module RAMP protein Cmr6 — translation MIKSFSDLVRVVYKDDSKIAWDKCENFSLAFSKLIRRELIESGKEGAKNAFLTSLASYSMRSLDFDAYLSKVNLQVEDLSKQGYQPILRQYKITTASRLVIGLGVEHPLETSLTIHHLFGIPYIPGTALKGVCRMVSFWDIAIEEARGEEIEEGEIENLQKELYEGLIFDRSSSKDKGKEDSPKRVLHKLLFGTQDFKGLFLFLDAFPVINNNVSLFDVDIINVHYKSYYSDDTGKTPPGDWENPIPIPFLTVKENTSFNFSVLFDKIRFKELIKKEIPSEVKGAIDFLKDDTFLKELVENWVKKALTEFGIGAKTRLGYGYFKIL, via the coding sequence ATGATAAAAAGTTTTTCGGATTTGGTAAGGGTTGTGTACAAAGATGATTCTAAGATTGCTTGGGATAAGTGTGAAAATTTTTCTCTAGCATTTTCAAAGCTAATAAGAAGGGAATTAATCGAAAGCGGGAAAGAAGGAGCCAAAAATGCATTTCTAACTAGCCTTGCCAGCTACTCCATGAGGAGTTTAGATTTTGATGCTTATCTTTCCAAAGTTAATCTTCAAGTTGAAGACCTTTCTAAGCAAGGCTACCAACCAATTTTAAGACAATACAAGATTACAACTGCTTCCAGATTGGTAATAGGTTTAGGTGTAGAACATCCTTTAGAAACTTCTCTTACAATACATCATCTATTTGGAATACCTTATATTCCTGGTACTGCTTTAAAAGGTGTTTGTAGGATGGTAAGTTTTTGGGATATAGCAATAGAAGAAGCAAGGGGTGAAGAGATAGAAGAAGGGGAAATTGAGAATTTACAAAAGGAGCTTTATGAAGGTTTGATTTTTGATAGATCTTCTTCTAAAGATAAAGGGAAAGAAGATTCGCCAAAAAGAGTTTTACATAAATTGCTTTTTGGTACCCAAGATTTTAAAGGATTGTTTCTTTTCCTTGATGCCTTTCCGGTTATCAATAACAATGTTTCGCTTTTCGATGTGGATATAATAAATGTACATTATAAAAGTTATTACAGCGATGATACAGGGAAAACGCCACCAGGCGATTGGGAGAACCCTATTCCTATACCTTTTCTGACAGTGAAGGAAAACACCAGTTTTAACTTTAGTGTGCTTTTTGATAAAATCCGTTTTAAAGAACTCATAAAAAAAGAAATTCCATCAGAAGTGAAAGGGGCAATAGATTTTTTAAAAGATGATACTTTCTTAAAAGAATTGGTAGAAAACTGGGTAAAGAAAGCTCTTACTGAATTTGGTATAGGTGCAAAGACAAGATTAGGATATGGATATTTCAAAATCCTCTAA
- a CDS encoding TM1812 family CRISPR-associated protein, translating to MLKQKLSRSWNSSPGLSKADYLNTILSLGFYAGILKVLEARGISKYDCEKGIALEEIKQFFASEENSIYELFELGTHVSILGKEIRNLCYGGKEKSILNQATEEWNKVYNFIDEGEPSFFEDRNFLAHAGFERNVTEVRKKEGKLYLRYDKNLEKKFLDCLKKHV from the coding sequence ATGTTAAAGCAAAAACTTTCAAGGTCATGGAATAGTTCACCAGGTCTTTCAAAAGCCGATTATTTAAATACAATTCTGTCTTTGGGATTTTATGCGGGAATTTTAAAGGTTTTAGAGGCTAGGGGTATATCAAAATATGACTGTGAAAAGGGAATTGCACTAGAGGAGATAAAGCAGTTCTTTGCCTCTGAAGAGAATTCTATTTATGAACTGTTTGAGCTGGGAACACATGTTTCAATTTTAGGAAAGGAAATTCGCAATTTATGTTACGGAGGAAAAGAGAAATCTATTTTAAATCAAGCTACAGAAGAGTGGAATAAAGTTTATAACTTTATAGATGAAGGGGAACCCAGCTTTTTTGAGGATAGAAATTTTTTGGCTCATGCAGGCTTTGAAAGAAATGTCACAGAAGTAAGGAAAAAAGAGGGGAAATTGTATCTAAGATATGATAAAAATCTCGAAAAAAAATTTTTAGATTGTTTAAAAAAACATGTGTAA
- the cmr1 gene encoding type III-B CRISPR module RAMP protein Cmr1: MRNYECKLQIVTPIIMGGARKNSLELREQSINGILRWWFRFYGGLKYQDLQDLQKRESEVFGSTNRAKRFYIRILQKPQSTEKAYLCMNDRRKKGENGAVANYNERVRISYAPNQEFILNFRFMPHFLKEYEKDFKNSILCLSLFGGIGARWRRGFGSIVVEEFILCGEELEEIKKEINEKLMELNIQRDVSKIKPLQEFINFTNTKIFLIKPKNEFWNSYESAMNDLRDNLYRALKHELKTSEVSYSPKGSKRKTSPLIIQIKKNAKNHYFGVILVWQEWPQKKPVEDFLTKLKKYEFIEINPPGE; encoded by the coding sequence ATGAGGAATTATGAGTGTAAATTGCAAATAGTGACGCCAATAATAATGGGTGGCGCAAGAAAAAATTCGCTTGAACTGAGAGAGCAATCTATTAACGGTATTCTGAGGTGGTGGTTCAGATTTTATGGGGGCTTAAAATATCAAGATCTTCAGGACCTGCAAAAAAGGGAAAGTGAAGTTTTTGGTTCCACGAACAGAGCCAAAAGATTTTATATAAGGATACTTCAAAAGCCCCAAAGTACTGAAAAGGCATATTTGTGTATGAATGATAGAAGAAAAAAGGGGGAAAATGGCGCTGTAGCAAATTACAATGAAAGGGTGAGAATTTCTTATGCTCCTAATCAAGAGTTTATTTTAAATTTTAGATTTATGCCACATTTTCTAAAAGAATATGAAAAAGATTTCAAAAATTCAATATTGTGCTTAAGCTTATTTGGTGGCATTGGTGCCAGGTGGAGAAGAGGATTTGGGAGTATAGTTGTTGAAGAGTTTATCCTTTGTGGTGAAGAATTAGAAGAGATTAAAAAAGAGATAAACGAAAAATTGATGGAGTTGAATATACAAAGAGATGTTTCAAAAATAAAGCCTTTACAAGAATTTATTAATTTTACCAATACAAAGATATTTCTAATTAAACCCAAAAATGAATTTTGGAATTCTTATGAAAGTGCTATGAATGACTTGCGTGATAATCTCTATAGAGCTCTAAAACATGAGCTAAAAACTTCAGAGGTCTCTTATTCTCCTAAAGGAAGCAAAAGAAAAACTTCGCCTTTAATAATACAAATCAAGAAAAATGCAAAAAATCATTACTTTGGAGTAATTTTGGTATGGCAAGAGTGGCCTCAGAAGAAACCAGTGGAAGATTTTTTAACAAAATTAAAAAAATACGAATTTATAGAAATCAATCCCCCAGGAGAGTGA
- a CDS encoding oxidoreductase has translation MELTKPIKLGGIELKNRLVMAPVKTGYATVEGQVTEELIGYYLNRGKGGVGLIVLESAYVAPSGKEIPHHKEYLMRT, from the coding sequence ATGGAGCTTACAAAACCCATAAAACTCGGGGGGATAGAGCTTAAAAACCGCCTTGTAATGGCTCCTGTTAAAACAGGGTATGCTACAGTAGAGGGGCAGGTTACGGAAGAATTGATAGGATATTATCTTAACAGAGGAAAGGGAGGGGTGGGTTTAATTGTTTTAGAATCCGCATACGTGGCCCCATCCGGCAAAGAAATTCCGCACCACAAGGAATACCTCATGAGGACATAA
- a CDS encoding DUF4416 family protein, with product MKEVLPVKLFCGFIYKEEDVVEEAIEKLKEKWGEIDLEAGPFPFDFTDYYEEKMGKDLKKRFVSFEKLLSPDESYEWKLFTNSAEEIFSKEGKRKVNIDPGYIDMAKVVLFSTKNFYHRIYLGKGIFAEVTLYYTKGKYEFLPWTYPDYKTKEYTEFFIKLREVYSFQIEKLRSDKNAR from the coding sequence GTGAAAGAAGTGCTGCCTGTAAAACTTTTTTGCGGCTTTATATATAAAGAAGAAGATGTAGTGGAAGAAGCGATAGAGAAATTAAAAGAAAAATGGGGAGAAATAGACCTTGAAGCAGGCCCTTTTCCCTTTGACTTTACTGATTACTATGAAGAAAAGATGGGAAAAGATTTAAAAAAGCGCTTTGTATCCTTTGAAAAACTTCTTAGTCCAGATGAATCGTATGAATGGAAGCTATTTACAAATTCTGCAGAAGAAATTTTTTCTAAGGAGGGAAAAAGAAAAGTTAATATAGACCCTGGTTACATAGACATGGCCAAAGTAGTGCTTTTTTCGACGAAAAACTTCTACCACAGGATATACCTTGGGAAAGGCATCTTTGCAGAGGTGACCCTTTACTATACGAAGGGCAAATATGAATTTCTTCCTTGGACCTATCCAGATTACAAGACAAAAGAGTATACGGAATTTTTTATAAAATTAAGAGAAGTGTATTCCTTCCAAATAGAAAAACTGAGGAGTGATAAAAATGCGCGATAA
- a CDS encoding oxidoreductase: MRIRGPIRQRNSAPQGIPHEDIKKWQNIYVKAAVRAYEAGADALEIQFGHGYLIHQFLSPYTNKKEDEYGGSFENRVRFVMEILEEIKKEIGNDSRIGRRDIDFRQS; encoded by the coding sequence ATCCGCATACGTGGCCCCATCCGGCAAAGAAATTCCGCACCACAAGGAATACCTCATGAGGACATAAAGAAATGGCAAAATATTTATGTAAAAGCTGCTGTCAGAGCTTATGAAGCTGGTGCAGATGCATTGGAAATCCAGTTTGGACATGGTTATCTCATTCACCAGTTTTTGTCACCATATACCAACAAAAAAGAGGACGAATACGGTGGAAGTTTTGAAAATAGAGTTCGCTTTGTGATGGAAATATTAGAGGAAATAAAGAAAGAGATAGGCAATGATTCCAGAATTGGCAGAAGAGATATTGACTTCAGGCAAAGCTGA
- a CDS encoding EamA family transporter gives MRKGEVLAFSAGALWGTTGLFVRLIVKLGFTTADVAFLRMFFGALLAFSIIAVLRQSFSLPLWSWKYLLYTRAFTFMEGIKIGESERSAACKTFLRLYI, from the coding sequence GTGCGAAAAGGGGAAGTGCTTGCTTTTTCGGCAGGTGCACTGTGGGGGACGACAGGTCTTTTTGTCAGGCTGATAGTTAAATTGGGTTTTACTACTGCTGATGTAGCTTTTCTGCGCATGTTTTTTGGGGCTTTACTTGCTTTTTCTATTATTGCAGTGTTGAGGCAATCTTTTTCCTTACCTCTGTGGTCGTGGAAGTATTTGCTTTACACTCGAGCTTTTACTTTTATGGAGGGAATTAAAATTGGGGAAAGTGAAAGAAGTGCTGCCTGTAAAACTTTTTTGCGGCTTTATATATAA
- the cmr3 gene encoding type III-B CRISPR module-associated protein Cmr3 — translation MIKFKITPYDVVFFGSGRPFNVGDVVYSIFPHPHTLAGAICAKIHAHTKIDTSKILKNVYGPFIEKGGKLYFPKPSSILGERKKEKIENIFHARPYELNTKLFRKENTNADSNIKTFPLYMGKEDIGTFPAFISIEGLRKWLKGEKIEIHEILQYKEIFTKEERVGIKMDSTVNAVGGEEDALYRIEFMRLKEDVSLVVWIEFDFEAEEIRKTGFSDENKLMEIFNQPPRALKIGGEMRNAFYEVGRENFLEFLRENLGVSQMVKVRAGDIVKVLFLTPGVFPDFKFSVEGFEVFSLALDKYTIVGRYSPKLKIRKTVRAFPSGTVMWFEAKRDMLLVNPAFILHEDGGYSFKIPNGEQDFIGSNLILIGKEEVKNV, via the coding sequence ATGATAAAGTTTAAAATTACCCCTTACGATGTGGTTTTCTTTGGCTCAGGACGGCCTTTTAATGTGGGCGATGTGGTGTACTCCATTTTTCCTCATCCTCACACACTAGCAGGAGCTATTTGTGCAAAAATCCATGCACATACAAAAATTGACACATCAAAAATTTTGAAAAATGTTTATGGTCCTTTTATTGAAAAAGGCGGAAAGCTCTATTTCCCTAAACCCAGCAGTATTTTGGGGGAGAGAAAAAAAGAAAAAATCGAAAATATATTTCATGCTCGCCCTTATGAATTAAACACTAAACTTTTTAGGAAAGAAAATACTAATGCTGATTCTAACATTAAAACATTTCCGCTGTATATGGGTAAAGAGGATATAGGAACTTTTCCGGCTTTTATTTCTATAGAAGGGCTCAGGAAGTGGCTTAAAGGAGAGAAAATAGAAATACATGAAATACTTCAGTATAAAGAAATTTTCACAAAAGAAGAAAGAGTTGGAATCAAAATGGATAGCACAGTGAATGCAGTAGGGGGAGAAGAAGACGCACTTTATAGAATAGAATTTATGAGATTAAAGGAAGATGTAAGTCTTGTTGTATGGATAGAATTTGATTTTGAAGCTGAAGAGATTAGGAAAACAGGTTTTTCAGATGAAAATAAATTGATGGAAATTTTTAATCAACCGCCAAGAGCTTTAAAAATAGGAGGTGAGATGAGAAACGCCTTTTATGAAGTGGGGAGGGAAAATTTTCTGGAATTTTTGAGAGAAAATTTAGGAGTTTCACAAATGGTAAAAGTAAGAGCTGGAGATATTGTAAAAGTTTTATTTCTGACCCCTGGAGTTTTTCCTGATTTTAAATTTTCCGTGGAAGGATTTGAAGTGTTTTCACTGGCTCTAGATAAATACACAATTGTAGGGAGGTACTCACCCAAATTAAAAATAAGGAAGACTGTGAGGGCTTTTCCAAGTGGCACAGTGATGTGGTTTGAAGCAAAGAGGGATATGCTTTTGGTGAATCCAGCTTTCATATTACATGAAGATGGTGGTTACTCTTTTAAAATTCCGAATGGTGAGCAGGACTTTATTGGATCTAATCTAATTCTCATTGGCAAGGAGGAGGTAAAAAATGTATAA
- a CDS encoding MBL fold metallo-hydrolase, whose translation MKFCSLRSGSSGNAIYINHKDVNILVDAGLSGRTIEKALLNIGVNPKSLSAILITHEHKDHIIGAGILSRRYNIPIYANKATWDAMEKDIKEISEKNKLYFTTGEEFEIGDVKIMSFKKPHDAVEPVGFSFKCGDKKISIATDLGYMTRGVANHLIDSDVVLLEANHDVEMLINGSYPWPLKKRILSNLGHLSNDAAADVLMKLFKMKAIGIAFLGHLSQNNNKPELAFATVTDMLKKSRVKFEVRMALRNIESDVMEI comes from the coding sequence ATGAAGTTTTGTTCATTGAGGTCAGGAAGCAGTGGAAATGCTATTTACATAAATCATAAAGATGTGAATATACTTGTTGATGCGGGTTTAAGCGGTAGAACAATTGAAAAAGCGTTACTTAATATAGGCGTAAACCCCAAAAGCCTATCTGCTATCCTCATAACCCACGAGCACAAAGACCATATTATCGGTGCAGGGATACTTTCAAGAAGATACAATATACCTATATATGCCAATAAAGCTACGTGGGATGCGATGGAGAAAGACATAAAAGAAATTTCCGAAAAAAACAAACTCTATTTTACCACAGGTGAAGAATTTGAAATTGGGGATGTAAAAATAATGTCCTTCAAAAAACCCCATGATGCCGTAGAGCCAGTAGGTTTTTCATTTAAATGCGGAGACAAAAAAATTTCCATTGCTACTGATTTAGGGTACATGACAAGAGGTGTGGCAAATCATCTCATAGATTCTGATGTGGTACTTTTAGAAGCAAACCATGATGTAGAAATGCTTATTAATGGTTCATATCCTTGGCCACTTAAAAAAAGGATTTTATCTAATTTGGGCCATCTTTCTAATGACGCAGCTGCGGATGTTCTCATGAAACTGTTTAAAATGAAAGCTATAGGGATAGCTTTTTTAGGTCATTTAAGCCAGAATAACAACAAGCCAGAACTTGCTTTTGCTACTGTAACGGATATGCTTAAAAAGTCAAGGGTAAAATTTGAAGTGAGGATGGCTTTGAGAAACATTGAAAGTGATGTGATGGAAATATAA
- a CDS encoding glycoside hydrolase family 130 protein: MRDKELFVRYEKNPILTRDNIPYDANAVFNPGVIEFDGYVYLLCRVETKDGFSHLTLCKSRDGLTNWEIPDKPTLLPDENYNEEMWGLEDPRIVYLEDMGKYAITYVSFSPGGPVISLMLTEDFKRFERKGVLVPPEDKDGCLFPKKFKDGYALIHRPIIRGEGHIWISFSHDLTYWGKHQILLPARPGMWDCHRVGLGAPPIETEEGWLIIYHGIRYTASTAVYRVGLALLDLEEPQKVIRRSKEWVFAPQEEYERIGNAVNIVFPTGAIYRKEEDKLIIYYGAADTSIGVAFASLKDILDYLKSEKNA; the protein is encoded by the coding sequence ATGCGCGATAAGGAGCTTTTTGTAAGGTATGAGAAAAACCCCATACTGACAAGAGATAATATTCCCTATGATGCAAATGCAGTGTTTAATCCAGGAGTAATAGAATTTGACGGCTATGTCTATCTTTTATGCCGAGTAGAGACCAAAGACGGATTTTCTCATCTTACACTTTGCAAAAGCAGGGACGGCCTTACAAATTGGGAGATACCAGATAAGCCCACTCTCTTGCCAGATGAAAATTACAATGAAGAGATGTGGGGGCTTGAGGACCCTAGGATTGTGTACTTAGAGGATATGGGAAAGTACGCCATAACTTATGTTTCTTTTTCTCCAGGTGGTCCTGTAATATCATTAATGCTTACAGAGGACTTTAAAAGATTTGAAAGGAAAGGAGTTTTGGTGCCGCCAGAAGACAAAGACGGCTGTCTTTTCCCCAAAAAATTTAAAGACGGATATGCCCTTATACATAGGCCAATAATTAGAGGAGAGGGACACATCTGGATTTCCTTTTCTCATGACCTAACCTACTGGGGCAAGCACCAGATTTTGCTGCCCGCAAGGCCGGGAATGTGGGACTGCCACAGAGTGGGATTAGGAGCACCTCCTATTGAAACTGAAGAAGGATGGCTTATAATTTATCACGGTATTCGCTACACTGCTTCTACAGCTGTTTACAGAGTAGGACTCGCACTTTTGGACTTAGAAGAGCCACAAAAGGTGATAAGGAGAAGTAAAGAGTGGGTGTTTGCGCCGCAGGAAGAATATGAAAGGATTGGCAATGCAGTGAATATAGTGTTTCCAACAGGGGCAATATACAGAAAAGAAGAAGATAAGCTTATAATTTACTATGGTGCTGCAGATACAAGCATTGGAGTAGCTTTTGCAAGCTTAAAAGATATTTTAGATTATCTGAAAAGTGAGAAAAACGCTTAA
- the cmr5 gene encoding type III-B CRISPR module-associated protein Cmr5, translating to MVEGLKVKTLEQERANFCLEEVKNLPKEKDKRDKYKANARRLPAFIVSNGLISTLAFYKSKEETKPVYYTLNKWLQKRGYIPRDKDALEEFVNKDFQILRLATTEILALANWLKRTVEIEIKEEKANSLGEREGQ from the coding sequence ATGGTTGAAGGTTTGAAAGTTAAAACCCTCGAGCAAGAAAGAGCGAATTTTTGCCTTGAAGAAGTAAAAAATTTACCCAAAGAAAAAGATAAAAGAGACAAATACAAGGCAAATGCCAGAAGGTTGCCAGCTTTTATCGTTTCAAATGGTTTGATTTCCACCCTTGCTTTTTACAAATCCAAAGAGGAAACTAAGCCAGTATATTATACGCTAAACAAGTGGTTGCAAAAAAGAGGATACATACCAAGGGATAAGGATGCTCTTGAAGAATTTGTCAACAAAGATTTTCAAATTCTGCGATTAGCTACTACAGAAATTTTAGCCTTAGCAAATTGGCTGAAGAGAACAGTTGAAATTGAAATAAAGGAAGAAAAAGCTAATTCGCTTGGAGAGAGGGAGGGACAATGA